A window of the Streptomyces sp. NBC_00250 genome harbors these coding sequences:
- a CDS encoding GNAT family N-acetyltransferase has translation MRIRAAAPAELPLLQDIERAAGEPFRTLGMAAIADDDPLPLDVLETYRCAGRAWVAVDADDRPVAYLLTDTVDGAAHIEQVSVHPDAARRGVGRALIEHLAAAAREQGLAALTLTTFAEVPWNAPYYTRLGFRPLTDSDPALTEGLRAISHAEAAHGLSVWPRVCMRREVDAP, from the coding sequence ATGCGCATCAGAGCGGCCGCTCCGGCCGAACTCCCGCTGCTCCAGGACATCGAACGGGCGGCGGGCGAGCCGTTCCGCACTCTCGGCATGGCGGCGATCGCCGACGACGACCCGCTGCCCCTGGACGTCCTGGAGACCTACCGCTGTGCGGGCCGGGCGTGGGTGGCGGTGGACGCCGACGATCGCCCGGTCGCGTATCTGCTGACCGACACGGTCGACGGTGCCGCCCACATCGAGCAGGTGTCGGTGCATCCGGACGCCGCGCGCCGGGGCGTCGGCCGGGCGCTGATCGAGCATCTGGCGGCGGCCGCCAGGGAGCAGGGCCTGGCGGCGCTGACCCTGACGACGTTCGCCGAGGTGCCGTGGAACGCCCCGTACTACACGCGGCTCGGCTTCCGCCCGCTCACCGACTCCGACCCGGCGCTCACGGAGGGCCTGCGCGCCATCAGCCACGCGGAGGCGGCCCACGGCCTCTCGGTCTGGCCCCGGGTGTGCATGCGCCGGGAGGTGGACGCCCCTTAG
- a CDS encoding AMP-binding protein, whose protein sequence is MTTSGTLAPIELSYAHGVSETPLLGDTIGANLDRAVAAWPDREALVDVPTGRRWTYARFGADVDRLAGSLLGSGVRKGDRVGIWAVNCAEWVLVQYATARIGAVMVNINPAYRAHELAYVLNQAGITLLFASLAHKTSDYRAMVDEVRGECPELREAVYFGDPGWDAFLARTAGELRPEPLSCDEPVNIQYTSGTTGFPKGATLSHHNILNNGYSVGEMIAYSEQDRICIPVPFYHCFGMVMGNLAATSHGACMVIPAASFDPAATLRAVQEERCTSLYGVPTMFIAELNLPDFATYDLSSLRTGIMAGSPCPVEVMKRVVAEMNMAEVSICYGMTETSPVSTQTRRDDDLERRTGTVGRVMPHVEVKVVDPATGLTVGRGTAGELCTRGYSVMLGYWDEPEKTAEAIDTGRWMHTGDLAVMRDDGYVQIVGRIKDMIIRGGENVYPREIEEFLYGYAKIADVQVVGVPDERYGEEILACVIPRDPADPPTLEDITAFCRDRLAHYKIPRRVEILTEFPMTVSGKVRKVELRQRYGDR, encoded by the coding sequence ATGACCACGTCCGGCACCCTCGCGCCCATCGAACTCTCCTACGCCCACGGGGTGTCGGAGACCCCGCTCCTCGGCGACACCATCGGCGCCAACCTGGACCGGGCCGTCGCCGCCTGGCCCGACCGCGAGGCGCTGGTCGACGTACCCACCGGACGACGCTGGACGTACGCCCGATTCGGCGCGGACGTCGACCGGTTGGCCGGTTCACTGCTCGGCAGCGGGGTCCGCAAGGGTGACCGGGTCGGCATCTGGGCGGTCAACTGCGCCGAGTGGGTCCTCGTGCAGTACGCCACCGCCCGCATCGGCGCCGTCATGGTCAACATCAATCCCGCCTACCGCGCCCACGAGTTGGCGTACGTCCTCAACCAGGCCGGGATCACCCTGCTCTTCGCCTCGCTCGCGCACAAGACGAGCGACTACCGGGCGATGGTCGATGAAGTGCGGGGAGAATGCCCGGAGTTGCGGGAGGCCGTCTACTTCGGGGATCCGGGCTGGGACGCGTTCCTCGCCCGTACGGCCGGCGAGCTGCGCCCCGAACCGCTCTCCTGCGACGAGCCCGTCAACATCCAGTACACCTCGGGGACGACGGGCTTCCCCAAGGGGGCCACGCTCTCCCATCACAACATCCTCAACAACGGTTATTCCGTCGGCGAGATGATCGCCTACTCCGAGCAGGACCGGATCTGCATCCCGGTGCCCTTCTACCACTGTTTCGGCATGGTCATGGGGAATCTGGCCGCCACCTCGCACGGCGCCTGCATGGTGATCCCCGCCGCCTCCTTCGACCCGGCCGCCACGCTCCGGGCGGTGCAGGAGGAGCGCTGCACCTCGCTGTACGGGGTGCCGACGATGTTCATCGCCGAGCTGAACCTCCCGGACTTCGCCACGTACGACCTGTCGAGCCTGCGCACCGGCATCATGGCCGGGTCGCCGTGCCCGGTGGAGGTGATGAAGCGGGTCGTCGCCGAGATGAACATGGCCGAGGTGTCGATCTGTTACGGCATGACCGAGACCTCACCGGTCTCCACCCAGACCCGCCGCGACGACGACCTGGAGCGCCGCACGGGCACGGTCGGCCGGGTCATGCCGCACGTCGAGGTGAAGGTCGTCGACCCGGCGACCGGCCTCACCGTCGGGCGCGGCACGGCGGGGGAGCTGTGCACCCGCGGCTACAGCGTGATGCTCGGCTACTGGGACGAGCCGGAGAAGACCGCCGAGGCGATCGACACCGGCCGCTGGATGCACACGGGCGACCTGGCGGTGATGCGGGACGACGGCTACGTCCAGATCGTCGGCCGCATCAAGGACATGATCATCCGGGGCGGCGAGAACGTGTACCCGCGCGAGATCGAGGAGTTCCTCTACGGATACGCGAAGATCGCCGACGTCCAGGTCGTGGGCGTGCCCGACGAGCGCTACGGCGAGGAGATCCTGGCCTGCGTCATCCCCCGAGACCCGGCCGACCCGCCCACCCTGGAGGACATCACCGCCTTCTGCCGCGACCGGCTCGCCCACTACAAGATCCCGCGCCGGGTGGAGATCCTCACCGAGTTCCCGATGACGGTGAGCGGGAAGGTGCGGAAGGTGGAACTGCGGCAGCGGTACGGGGACCGGTAG
- a CDS encoding TIGR04222 domain-containing membrane protein, with amino-acid sequence MPTGMWWFIGAACGQLLLAAVLLRTRSRESEGPRPDDVPPPQALALLRGGRRAAVTVALVALHQRGAVAAGRKHTIRANGGPGRTRDPVQLGVHGALHRAFALRDLAVRPEARKAVDALRRELRGAGLLRPPRRLWAARTLLGCVPLTVAVGAYATGASGTGLAGALALGTLPVLLAVVLLRLPPATRAARRLLSGLRERYPLPAHRREVTDGWLVQLYVALYGDPALALFLPHFSRDGGLLDRPGEADRNRPPQERGPVTGDGAG; translated from the coding sequence ATGCCGACGGGGATGTGGTGGTTCATCGGAGCGGCCTGCGGGCAACTGCTGCTCGCCGCCGTGTTGTTGCGAACCCGCAGCCGGGAAAGCGAAGGGCCGCGCCCGGACGACGTACCGCCGCCGCAGGCGCTGGCGCTGCTGCGGGGCGGGCGACGGGCGGCCGTCACCGTGGCGCTGGTGGCGCTGCACCAGCGCGGGGCGGTGGCGGCGGGCCGCAAACATACGATTCGGGCCAATGGCGGCCCCGGCCGCACCCGGGACCCCGTACAGCTGGGGGTGCACGGGGCGCTCCACCGGGCGTTCGCGTTGCGGGATCTCGCCGTGCGCCCCGAGGCGCGGAAGGCGGTGGACGCGCTGCGCCGCGAGCTGCGCGGGGCGGGGCTGCTGCGGCCGCCGAGGCGGCTGTGGGCGGCCAGGACGCTGCTCGGCTGCGTCCCGCTCACGGTGGCGGTGGGGGCGTACGCGACGGGGGCGTCCGGCACGGGTCTGGCCGGGGCGCTCGCGTTGGGCACCCTGCCCGTCCTCCTGGCCGTGGTGCTGCTGCGGCTGCCGCCCGCCACCCGAGCGGCTCGGCGTCTCCTCTCCGGACTGCGGGAGCGGTACCCGCTGCCGGCACATCGGCGTGAGGTGACGGACGGGTGGCTCGTCCAGCTGTACGTGGCGCTGTACGGCGATCCGGCGCTCGCCCTGTTCCTGCCCCACTTCTCGCGGGACGGCGGGCTGCTGGACCGGCCGGGAGAGGCGGACCGGAACCGGCCGCCGCAGGAGCGTGGTCCCGTTACGGGCGACGGCGCGGGGTGA